A DNA window from Ipomoea triloba cultivar NCNSP0323 chromosome 10, ASM357664v1 contains the following coding sequences:
- the LOC116033280 gene encoding protein MOTHER of FT and TFL1, translated as MMVRRSVDPLVVGRLIGDVVDMFMPTVDMAVYYGPKAITNGSDVKPSMVADRPRVHIGGDSTQLYTLVMTDPDAPSPSEPCMRELIHWIVTDIPGNTHDITRGKEAVPYMGPKPTVGIHRYILVLFQQKKPLGELQPPVTSRSNFCTRAFAHHLELDSPVATVYFNAHKEPATTRRRN; from the exons ATGATGGTGAGGAGAAGTGTTGATCCATTGGTGGTTGGGAGGTTGATCGGAGATGTGGTGGACATGTTTATGCCCACCGTCGACATGGCGGTCTACTACGGCCCTAAGGCCATCACCAATGGCAGTGACGTCAAGCCCTCCATGGTTGCTGACCGCCCTAGAGTCCATATTGGGGGTGATTCCACCCAACTCTATACCTTG GTGATGACGGATCCGGATGCCCCGAGTCCTAGTGAGCCATGCATGAGGGAGCTGATACACTG GATTGTGACTGACATTCCAGGAAACACTCATGATATTACAAGAG GGAAGGAGGCGGTGCCCTACATGGGGCCAAAGCCAACGGTGGGGATTCACCGTTACATATTGGTGCTCTTCCAGCAGAAGAAGCCGCTGGGGGAGCTGCAGCCGCCGGTGACCAGCCGGAGCAATTTCTGTACTCGCGCCTTTGCGCATCACCTGGAGTTGGACAGCCCCGTGGCCACCGTGTACTTCAACGCCCACAAAGAGCCGGCCACCACTCGCCGCCGCAACTGA